The DNA sequence TCATTCTAATCCATCTTTGTCTaagcattttcatcttgctttgtTGGTAAACACTTATAGgttttgtccattcaagaaacaaAAAAGGTATTTCATCTGTACTAATTAACAAAAATTGCTGTCCCAAAAGCAAAGGAGAAGTCTTTTCTCAGAAGGAAAATAATAATTTCATGGTTCTAAACTTTTGTTTTTTGATAACTAGATTTGCAAAGCTATTTTTTATATGTCATCCATATCTTAGCAGAGATCATATTTGCTCAGTGATTTTTGTGTGAttttatttatgcacttgaacatTTATGTGTGATTGGCCAAATTGAACAGAGTGCAAACAGGGCATGGGTTATCTTCAGCCAACGTTCTTCTCCAAGCAGCAGAAGTTGCATTGCCCAAGCAAAAAAAGGCACTAGCTGTTTCAGAGTTCAAGCATGCTGCTGTTGCACATAAAAGGCGCTCCAGAGCTCACCATGATGGAGGTAATAGTGACTTAATGGATGGTTAAAAATTTCATGAACGCCAATTGGTTAAATTATTTTTAGCTTGTCATGTATAGAATACTTACATATGATCATTGATCTGTATGTTGCATGAGAAATGtagtgaaaattttaaaatattgcaAATTACATTTTATCATTGCTATAGGTAATATTTGACTATCATGTTTAAGGAAACTTATTAGACATGCTTTGTGGAAGAGCTCTTGATGTCACGAAATTGGCATCGTTCTTTGGAATTGAAGTGCAGAATCATTCTGGACATCCTACTTAAATTGTTGGCATTCGAGTCCTAAGACTGGATACTGCAAGATTTATGAACAGCAAAGTTTAGCAATTAGTTTGGTCTTGTACTTGTCTGATTTGATAAAATATGTGTTTAAATTAGGCATATCTAGATTtctttgcatctaatgaattttttttatcatcttcACTGTATGTTAGTTTTAGGTCTTCTGGCAATGTGGAGAGATTGATCTTGAAGCATCTTATTGGTACTAGGCTATTAGTTGTACCCTTTTGTCACATTATGGATTAAGATCAAATGGACATGGGAAGTCAGAACTGTCTGGTCCATGAGCATTAGCTTTCTTACATGTAGATGGTTCAAAATCGAAGTCAACAGTTTAATatcatttattttagaatctaaaTCATTTTGTGTGGTTAAGcttaacacacacacatatatgttcACTTGTAAAGATGCATTGAAGTGTGATTTTTGAAGGATGTGTCTTGTCTAGTGCCAGTATACCTATATTTAGTTTATTGAGGAATTACTGGGGTGATTAGGACACAGTATTGAGTCcaagaaagagaaatcaaatgtGTCTGGTTTTGTTCTAGCTGTTGAAGGAAAGTTGCAAATGTTATGACAAAGTACTGACTAATAGCCTTATTGAAAACTATTTATTCATGTCAGTCATGGATGCTTTAAAATGCTTGTTGTGTTTGTATCAGACTGTTTCTGGAAATATCTTAGGATGTGCATTATTTACACTCATTTATTCATGTCAACTATTCTGTGACCCTGATGCATACCATGTGCTAAAGTATATGTGCTAGTAGATCAATAGCACATATGCAGCTTGGGGCCCATAAattgttaattatattttaagGAAGGAAACTCATAGGTGGCAATTCTCTTTTTCCTTGTGAAAATCTAAGCTAAGGTGGTGGCAGTTTTTTTAATAGACGCTCAGGCGAGGCGAGGTGATGCTTGAGTGCCTCACACAATGTCTGAGCGACTCGCTTCACTAAAGTGTCACCTGGGCGCTCGcttgagcccaggcgtcgggtgcCTCCAGCGAGCGCCTGAATGAATGTGAGCTCTAGTTCGATTGAACATGTAACttcgttcaatcaaaccaacgaaACCCATCACTAAACCCCAACCACAAACCCTATGTCGTCGCCCGACCCACCTCTAGTTCGCCATCGCTACCTTCGTTCACAGCTCCCTCCATCGTTGATGGACAGGTCTGAAGCTTCCTTCGTCGCCGTTGCGCAGCTCCCTCCACTATAGCTGCTTTTGTGTGcagctccctccaccgacgatgGATAGGTTCGAAGCTTCCTCCGCCCCCATCGTCGTCGTCTGCAACTTTTGTCATTGCCACTGCAGTCCGAAGCTTTCTTCTCCACCATTGCCTTCGTACGCAGCTCCCTTCGCCTCCGAGGGACATGTGTGAAGCTTCCTCCGTCATCGACGGACACATCCTAGGCATCCTTCGCCACCGATGCCATCTGTAGGAAGCTGCAAACTTGCCCCCGATGGGCAAGTTGATTCTATCTAACATTATGATTTTTATAACTTCACTagttaaaaaaaatcaacaacataccaatttgataaaatttaaattagttgaccTTGCAGCAATAGGTCCCTCTAATATATAATAGATTTAAATTAACTTCCATAAGAAATATTGGATGAGATTTTattttgtaattatatttatcaattgtaatatattttttatattttaatattctaaagTGCTTCGCTTCGCTCAGGCGGATGCTTAATGCTTTGGGTGTTTTGGGACTTTGgtgccttttggcacctagcgcttttaAAAACACTGGGTGATGCGTAAGCTACGAGGAGCTATGGATAGACCTTCTCTGGAACTACTTATTGTCAATAATAATGTTCTCTTAGTGGGATCCTAACCTATGTGCTTGATTTATGTCATTTGTATTCATGCATCTTGTCTGCTGCTTATTTTAGTACTGGATCATTTACTGTCAATTaataacatctttgacattttATTCAAACTTGAGGAATTTGCCTTTGGTCAGGGAAATGACCCATATTCTGCAGTTCCTTATGTAAACCTGTGTGGGATATAAAATTTGGTGGCATATGTTGAAAATATGTTCCGCTTATTTACTATTTTTATACATTTGGAAGCTGGGTCTTTTATCCTTCCAACCCCCATAATGAAAAAGAAAGGATTTTACTAGTGTGCTTCATGTGATCAACTGACCTTTTGGACTATACTTTCCTTCTTAACAGGTTCTGTCGTCTTACCTTATGATCTTCTTGTTCACATCTTCAGTTTTCTGGATTTGCGGTCTCTAGCATCTGTTGGTTTAGTATGCTGGTATTCTTTTTCCTTGCCACTTATCTACCCAAACAAATTGCCATAATCAGAGAGTTAACATTAGGTTTTATTTCTCTTAGAAGGGCATGGAACACAGCTGCAATTGATAACGGGTTATGGCAGATGCTGTACAGCAACCTATTTGGTAATTATAGCACCTGCACAAGTAAAGAGCAGGACCACAAACTAGTACCTGATGGGAAAGATGTGGTTTTTCATGGAGGCATGGGAGTGGATCCAACAATCAATATTAACTGGAAGGAGGCAGTTAGAAGAAAATGTGAAGGTAATGGATCTCACGTATTTATAATTTTCTTATGATGTGACTTAATTGCTAGCTTATTCTTGAATACTTGAACAATCACTTTTTACACGTTTCGAGGGaatcatgatataaatgtgatcTGAATTTCTAAGCTTGTGCAGGCATCAGTCACAGGGTCTTGTGGTGCTTCATGTTTAAGTAAATTATCATTGTTTGTACTCAGGTGGTTTTCCTTCTATTTCATGTGGCTTTTAGTTTTGGGCGGTATACTGACGTCTGATGCTTGGTTAAGGGCAATCCGATCTCAGTTACTGTTCCTAATTGAATCCAAAAGGTGAAACCTTGCGAGACACATTTCTGTGATGGGAGGATCATGGTTTCCTAAGCCCTGTGTATCAAACCAGATCCAATTGACTAGAAGTTTTCTAAATGATTGGAATACTGCCCTTCTAGATTTTGATTCCGTTGCTTGAATAATGTaccaaatgcatgaaagaaaCTAATTCTGATTCCATTTACAATCTGGTTCTACTTTGATCACTTATAACTGATGGCATACCAAAGGCATTAACATCTATATGCCCTCTGTTCAAACTTAAAGTTGAaacagaaaatatattttttcaagaTTTTAGTTGTTGATCAATTAAATCCATGTAACTGTTCATGTCTTTTTATTTAATGGTTGTAGCCGCAATGCCTATGAACAAAATTCTAGTAGACAAAAGTTACACTTAACAACTTgtcagagaaaaagaattttaagTAATGATCGATCAACCTTTCTGGCTCCAACGAAGAACAGCAGCACCACTATAATCGTTGACTTTTGCTATTACATTATTGGCAGTCACAGCTAATGAGTGTCACCAGCAACTTacaatgtgacttgatacaaggcTTTTCGTCACTATAAACATTCGAAACTTGGTTGTGATTTTTGTTGTTCCTTGCTTTCGTTCATTTTTGCCATCCCTCGTGGTATTCTCCTGATAGTTTTGTCTTATATTATCATCTTAATATATCTTACAGTTGCTTAAACTTTCTTTACTTTGCTCCGTATGATTTTAATGTAGGAATGTGAAACCTGCAATAAGATCCACGCTTTTGATTTTATCAAGTGCTTTTTAGAAATATCAGCTCCCAATTTTAGTTATTTACTCCAAGTTAAATTCTGTACAGTGGATTCTCTTTTATTATGACTCAGATTATTGAAACATTTATCTGAACAAGCTTTTAGCAGTATAATATGATAGCTGTGGCCATACCTTTTTTTTCATTAACTTCTATGTGAGCTTTCTTTTTCAGCTTCTATGTTATTGTGGATTGTCAATAAAATAGATTGTAATACAATAGAATGCGGCAGAGTTATTGAC is a window from the Musa acuminata AAA Group cultivar baxijiao chromosome BXJ2-1, Cavendish_Baxijiao_AAA, whole genome shotgun sequence genome containing:
- the LOC135598303 gene encoding F-box protein At5g52880-like isoform X2, translating into MGRATVRERYEKLGLAEALSRAHDYPSACHELGLILRLAYADLPKNLQSVVFQDTLSAFRLLPEVQTGHGLSSANVLLQAAEVALPKQKKALAVSEFKHAAVAHKRRSRAHHDGGSVVLPYDLLVHIFSFLDLRSLASVGLVCWAWNTAAIDNGLWQMLYSNLFGNYSTCTSKEQDHKLVPDGKDVVFHGGMGVDPTININWKEAVRRKCEGVSSWKFLPNRVVCGHCQSIIWSSGITCRTSHECSKIGNQKLNIRPISPCKV